Genomic window (Streptomyces sp. LX-29):
GGCCTGGAGGGCACGCCCGGCGAGGCTCCGTATCTGGCCGTCGTGGGTCCCACCGGCACGCCGCGGCAGCTCAGCGTGGTGCTCGCCGACGCCGCCCGGACGCTCGCGCTGTGCTGGCGGCTGGAGCAGGTCGAGCTCCACCGCCGACGGGTCGAGTTGGCCGAGGGGCACAGCCGCGAGGCCGTGCTGCACCTCCTGATGGTGGGCAGTGTGCCCGCCGCCCAGCGCATCGCCGGAGCGCTCGGTTCCGAGCTGCCCCCGCTCAACCGGGTGTACGTCATCGAGTGCCCGGGCTCGCGCAGGCGGGAGATCGCCCGGTGCATCACCCGCGCCACGCGCGGCCGGACGTGGATCGTCCCCTGTCCGGTGCGCCCCAACCATCTGATCGCGCTGGTCTCCACGGAGGCGGACGCGGAACCGACCCGCCGGCCGGAGACGACCCGCTGGCCGGACGCGAGCCAGCCGGCGGACGCGTCCCGGCCGACGGGCGCCCCCGGCGGCCGGGGCACCGACGGAGCGGGCGCCGCCGGCGCCGCCGAGTCGGGCGCGCCGGACGCGCCGGACGCGCCCCTCGACCGGCTGATCATCCAGCACATACCCGGCTGCCGGGTCGGGGTCAGCGCACCGGTCGCGCTGCGGGAGACACCGGTCGGCTACGAGCAGGCGTTCCACGCCCTGGCGGTGGCGCGCGGCGCACCCGAGGGGTGCGCGAGCTTCGGCCGGCACACCGACGTCAGCGCGCTGTCCACACCCGAGGGGCGGCTGTGGGCGGCTGAGTTCCTGGCTCCCTGTCTGCGCTACGAGCCGCCGCGCCGTGCCGACCCCGGGCCCCAGGAGCTGCTGGGCACCCTGGGCTCCTGGCTCAGCTTCGGCGGAGCGGCCAGCCGCCACCTCAAGATCCACCGCAATACGCTCGCCGCCCGGGTGCGCCAGCTCGACGAGTTGCTCGGCCGCGACGTCAGCCGGCGGCTCGCCGACCAGTCGGCCGCCTGGCTGGCGCTCCAGCTGCACGCCGGCGCGCACTGGCACCTCCCCGCCGGCCGCCCCGGACCGAGCACGCTGGACGCCGTGCTGACGACCCCGGCCGCCGCCCTGTGGGCCAAGGCCCAGCTACTCCCACTGGAGCAGTCAAAGGTCACCGCCGGGCCCGAGACGGTGGGCGCCTGGCTGCGCGCCGACGCCCGCCTCCCCGCCACCGCTGCCAGCCTCGGCATCTCACTGCCCGGCACCCGCAAGAGGCTGACCAGGGCGGAGGAGGCCCTGGGGCGCTCCCTGCTGCGCGCCCCGAGCGCCAAGTACGAGCTCTGGCTGGCGATGCGGGCGCTGCGGCGCGTCTGAGCCCGCCGCCGGCCGCCCGCCGCCACCTCCTGACCGAATGCCGCCGGGGACCCGGCCGATACGCCGCCGCGGCCCCGGCCGGGACGCCGCCACGACTCTCGACCGGAACGCCGCCGCGGTCCGCCACCGGCGCTTCGGTACGGGGCGGCCCCGGCCCCGTACGCCCCCGCACCCGCTCCCACGTCCGGTGACGGCGGCGTACCACACCGGTCCCGGCGATCACCGTTCGAATGACAACCGATGGCGGGTACCACTGTGCACAGTGTTCCTCGCGGTGCGGGGCCCGGCCGCCTAGCGTCCTGGGTACGCCCCGGCGGGCCGCCGCCCGAGTCGACCTCGCAACCTCCCTTGAGGGCCGTGCTGGATGCCCCCCATTCCGCGCGGCCACGACCAGCCGGCCCGCCGGGCGTTCTGTCCCCACCACCGGTGCCCAGCGCACCCGGCCCGTGGGTCATGGACGGCCGCGCGATCACGGGGGTATCGCGCGGCGGCTCTCCCTTCCGGCCCGCCCGCCCGCTGCCCGCACGACGGGCCGCGGGCGGCGGGCCGCGGCCACCGGCGGCCGCGCCCCCGCTCCCGCTACGAACCCACGATCGTGGTCAGGAACTCACCGGTCCACGCCAGCAGTTCGCGTCCCACCACCGGCTTGCCGCCCACGCGGGCGGTGGTCGGGCGCGGCACCAGGACCTGCTGGGTTGCGGGCTTGAGGACCGAGCGCGGGTGGAGCCGCTTCAGCCGCAGCTCCTGGGACTCGCGCAACTCCACCGGGCCGAAGCGGACGTTGGAGCCCTGGAGGGTGATGTCGGTGACGCCGCAGGCGCGGGCCAGCATCCGCAGCCCCGCCACCAGCAGCAGGTTCTCCACCGGTTCGGGCAGCTTGCCGTAGCGGTCGGTGAGCTCCTCGCGGACCGCCTTGATGTCCTCCTCACTGGTCGCCGAGGCGATGGCGCGGTAGGCATGGAGGCGGAGCTGCTCGCCGGGCGCGTAGTCGTGCGGGACGTGCGCGTCGACCG
Coding sequences:
- a CDS encoding helix-turn-helix domain-containing protein, encoding MGSAPSDSRADRADDVLALARLAAKPRAVRAILGWLTRRTGGVVALIGTDGSVLATAPDGPPPDPGHGDDHGHGDDHGHRHGPAARDGAATERALGAAATAVVDLHRRGTPSAVLAGGETGAAGPLHLVALGLEGTPGEAPYLAVVGPTGTPRQLSVVLADAARTLALCWRLEQVELHRRRVELAEGHSREAVLHLLMVGSVPAAQRIAGALGSELPPLNRVYVIECPGSRRREIARCITRATRGRTWIVPCPVRPNHLIALVSTEADAEPTRRPETTRWPDASQPADASRPTGAPGGRGTDGAGAAGAAESGAPDAPDAPLDRLIIQHIPGCRVGVSAPVALRETPVGYEQAFHALAVARGAPEGCASFGRHTDVSALSTPEGRLWAAEFLAPCLRYEPPRRADPGPQELLGTLGSWLSFGGAASRHLKIHRNTLAARVRQLDELLGRDVSRRLADQSAAWLALQLHAGAHWHLPAGRPGPSTLDAVLTTPAAALWAKAQLLPLEQSKVTAGPETVGAWLRADARLPATAASLGISLPGTRKRLTRAEEALGRSLLRAPSAKYELWLAMRALRRV